AATGTCTCGTTCTCCTTTGGATTTAAAGAGATTCTAAAAAACATCAATTTCGAGCTTACAAAAGGTCAAGTTGTTTCAATTGTAGGACCAAGTGGTGGAGGAAAAACAACTCTGCTTCATCTTTGTGCAAAATTGTTAACTTTAGAAGAAGGAAAAATAAAAAACAGTTTTAAAAACTCCTCTTTTGCTTTTCAAGAAGCACGACTGCTTCCTTGGAAAAATGTGCTTGATAATATCTGCATAGGCCTTCTTGCAAAAGGTGTTAAAAAAAGTAAGGCACAAATTTTAGCAAAACAGATTGCTTTGAAGTTTGGACTTGAAGAGGATGATTTCTCAAAGTTTCCAAAAGATTTAAGTGGAGGAATGAAGCAAAGAGTATCTTTTGCTAGAGCTTTAGTTCTTAAACCTTCACTTCTGTTTTTAGATGAACCCTTTTCTGCTTTGGATATTGGTTTAAAAAAAGAGCTTCAAAGTTTACTCATTGAAACCATTGAAAAAGAAAACTTAAGTATTTTATTTATTACCCATGATTTAATGGAAGCTATTAAGTTGAGTGATGAAATTTTAGTTTTACAAGCCCAACCAGTAGGACATATTGTAAAAAGTTTTAAATTTAATACACCAAGAATTTTAAGGGATGATACTTTTGTTTATGAACAAACAGCAAAACTTTTAAGTGATGAATATATTATCAATACTTTCGAATTGGAGCTAAAATGATGGATAATAAAAAACAGTATGCTGCAAAACATTATGAACATTACCCCCAAGGTGATTTTCCTATCTATTTAGCCTATGGGTTTAGGCCTATATTTTTACTGCTTGCCCCATATATAGTGATTTCTATTATTCTTTGGAGTTTTACTTTTAGCGGTTTTATCTCTTTGGGATTTATTGATAATCTTCTGACATGGCACATTTATGAAATGATGTATGGAGTAGGAAGTGCGGGCATCATTGCCTTTTTTCTTACGGGAGTTCCAGAGATGTTTCCTGGTGCAGTTCCTATTGTAGGAAGAAAACTTTTATTTGTCGTTTGTCTTTGGATAGCTTCCAGAATTAGTTTTTGGTTTATAGCATTTTTAGGCGTTCCTTTGGTTGCATTTCTCAATTTGTTTTTAAGTGTATATATTATTTTACTTATTATAAAACCTGTCTTTGCAGATGTGAATAAAAAGCATATCTCACTTGCGTTTGCTTTGCTTGCTTTACTTATTATTCAGGCTCTTTTTTTCTTAAGTATTTCTGGGCATTTGGTAGTGGATGCTGTATCTGTTTTGATTTTAGCATTAGGTTTTTTTATTGTATTAATATTATTGGCACTAAGAAGAGTCAATATGGAAGCTATAAATGAACTTTTAGAGAGTGAAAATATTGATGAGACTTTTTATTCAAGAGCCCCACGATATAATCTGGCCATTTTTTGTGTACTTTTATACACGCTTGTGGAGTTTTTCTTTCCAAATAACTCTATTTTAGCTTATTTAGCACTTGCTTGCTTTGCAGCTATTTTAAATATCTCAAATGATTTTATTTTAAAAGATAATAATATTTTAACAAAACCCTTTGTTCTGTATATGTTAAGTATTATTTTACTCACTTCTATTGCTTATAGCTTCTTGGCTTATGATTATTTAAATGAAGAACTTTATGCATTAAATCACTTTAGACACTTTCTTACAACAGGAAGTTTTGGTCTAGTTTTTTATATTGTGATGATTGTTGTCTCTACTATTCATACAGGAAGAAAACTCTTTACAAACCTTTGGTTAAACCTTGGAGTTATTTTAATATTTTGTGCAACTTTTATAAGAGCACTCATTCCTTTTTATGAAGAGTATTCAATTGAAGCATATATTGTATCGTCCATTTTATGGGCAATCCCATTTATTATATATATGAAAATCTTTTTTCCGTTTTTACTTTCAAAAAGAGCAGATGGAATCAAAGGTTAAAAGGAGAATTATGAAAAAAATAGTATTACTTGGTTTTGTGTTTTTATTATCACTTTGTGCAAAAGATGAAAATAAAATTGTTGTTGCAGGTCCTTTTGCCACAGTCTCTCACCCTATTATGCATATGATACAAAGAGATGCTCTAAAAGAGTTGAACAAAAAAATAGAGTTTAAGTTGTGGAAAAACCCTGATGAGCTTAGAGCAATTGTTTTAAACTCAAATGTTGATTTTATAGCCTTGCCAATCAATGTGGCTTCAAATCTTTACAATAAAGGAGTTGATTTAAAACTGCTCAATGTCTCTATTTGGGGAATCCTAGGTATGATAAGTCGAGACCCCAGTTTAAAAACTTTAAAAGATTTTAAAGGTAAAAAAATAGCGCTTCCTTTTAGAGCAGATATGCCTGATATTATCTTTCAAGAATTGGCTAAAAAACATGGTTTAGACCCTAAAAAAGATTTTAAAATTCAATATGTAACAAACCCAATTGATGCAATGCAAATGCTTATTTTAAGAAGGGTTGATCATGCCCTTTTAGCTGAACCCGCTATTTCAATAGCTTTAAGAAAAACAGGTTCTTTTCCTATGAATATTGTTGCACCTGATTTATACAGAAGTGTTGATTTACAAGAAGAGTGGGGAACACTTTTTAAAACTGAAGCAAAAATTCCTCAGGCGGGCATTGCATACTTAGGTAATACAAAAGGAAAAGAAAAATTAATAAATAAATTCTTAGAGGAATACGAAACTTCACTTAAATGGTATCAACAAAACCCTAAAGAAGCTGCAAAATTAGTGGTTAAAACTTTACCCATGCTTGAAGAAAAAGGTTTAGCAGATTCAATCAAGTATGTCAAACTGAAAAGCATAAATGCCTATGAAGCAAAAGAGGATTTAGCGTTTTTCTTTACTGTTTTACAAAACAGTGATCCAAAGCTTATAGGCGGCAAATTACCCAATGAATCATTATATTATCAATCTAAATAAAAGGAAAAATGAAATGAAAAAAAGTCTGATTTTATCAAGTGTTGCTGCAATAGTGTTAACAAGTAATGCATATGCAAATACAGATTTAGGTGAAGTGTTGGTTACAACAGCCACTAAAACAGAAAAAAATATAGAAGGAGTAAGTGCATCTGTTATAGTTGTTTCAAAAGAAGATATTGAAAAAATCTCTGCTTCTACACTC
This genomic window from Candidatus Marinarcus aquaticus contains:
- a CDS encoding ABC transporter ATP-binding protein; amino-acid sequence: MERLEQLSVKNVSFSFGFKEILKNINFELTKGQVVSIVGPSGGGKTTLLHLCAKLLTLEEGKIKNSFKNSSFAFQEARLLPWKNVLDNICIGLLAKGVKKSKAQILAKQIALKFGLEEDDFSKFPKDLSGGMKQRVSFARALVLKPSLLFLDEPFSALDIGLKKELQSLLIETIEKENLSILFITHDLMEAIKLSDEILVLQAQPVGHIVKSFKFNTPRILRDDTFVYEQTAKLLSDEYIINTFELELK
- a CDS encoding NnrS family protein, whose product is MMDNKKQYAAKHYEHYPQGDFPIYLAYGFRPIFLLLAPYIVISIILWSFTFSGFISLGFIDNLLTWHIYEMMYGVGSAGIIAFFLTGVPEMFPGAVPIVGRKLLFVVCLWIASRISFWFIAFLGVPLVAFLNLFLSVYIILLIIKPVFADVNKKHISLAFALLALLIIQALFFLSISGHLVVDAVSVLILALGFFIVLILLALRRVNMEAINELLESENIDETFYSRAPRYNLAIFCVLLYTLVEFFFPNNSILAYLALACFAAILNISNDFILKDNNILTKPFVLYMLSIILLTSIAYSFLAYDYLNEELYALNHFRHFLTTGSFGLVFYIVMIVVSTIHTGRKLFTNLWLNLGVILIFCATFIRALIPFYEEYSIEAYIVSSILWAIPFIIYMKIFFPFLLSKRADGIKG
- a CDS encoding ABC transporter substrate-binding protein is translated as MKKIVLLGFVFLLSLCAKDENKIVVAGPFATVSHPIMHMIQRDALKELNKKIEFKLWKNPDELRAIVLNSNVDFIALPINVASNLYNKGVDLKLLNVSIWGILGMISRDPSLKTLKDFKGKKIALPFRADMPDIIFQELAKKHGLDPKKDFKIQYVTNPIDAMQMLILRRVDHALLAEPAISIALRKTGSFPMNIVAPDLYRSVDLQEEWGTLFKTEAKIPQAGIAYLGNTKGKEKLINKFLEEYETSLKWYQQNPKEAAKLVVKTLPMLEEKGLADSIKYVKLKSINAYEAKEDLAFFFTVLQNSDPKLIGGKLPNESLYYQSK